Part of the Brassica oleracea var. oleracea cultivar TO1000 chromosome C8, BOL, whole genome shotgun sequence genome is shown below.
CGTTTTCTCTTCCCACCCTCCTCAACGACTATGAAATGTAGGAGTTGGGACATCGTTATCCCAAGTAAACACAAAAGACAATGAAACCTAACCTCTCTCTTTAACTAATCTAAAATAATGGAGGAACTATTAGACACTATCACTTTCTTTAAAATCCTGAGTTTTGATTCTCACCGAATCAAAACGCGTTTCATACTTAAACAGCCTTGACAGAATATCTTTAGATCCATGAATCAGTCATATCATCATAAACATGAATTGATGATGCTAATCAAAGCCAACGACTCATTTAGTCACCGACACTAAAATACAAGATCAACTTTCTGTTTAAAATACAAAGTCTTGTCTTCTCACATACAGTATTATCCCATGGAATTGTGTACACAAAACAAACAACACAGAGCTTTTCTTCTCCTTCTACAGAGTCTCTTGTAATATGTAACAAAGCGCTTCATCTCTCTAACTTGCTGAGCACGTCATTCATCGGCGGCAACTCCTTTGAGATCTCAGCCCAATCTGGCATCCCCTGGAAAAACAAAACAGAGTTACTTCCATTACACACCATTTTTCGCAATAAACCAGAGAGGAAAGGTTTGAAGATGATGAGACTTACTTTACCCGATCTGCGGACACGACCATCTAACCGGAGTATGATGTACACGTCCTCCCCAGGGACAACTCCTTCAGCTATTTGTTGATCTCTTATCCACCTGAAACAAACCCAACGACATCTTCTTTTAAGACTCACCAAGCAAAGTTACACATCTTCGTTCTAATTGAGCAAAAATGAAAGTTTGGACCTTTCCCATTCACCAGGCGAAACAACCTCGGACTTGAACCTGATTTCACTTTTCAGCTTTGACTGAGCAACTACTGATTGAGTCCGTGTATCGAAATCTTCCTACCAATTAAATAATAAAAAAAAAAAAAAAAATCACTGAGAATGTTTCTACTCGTTCCAGGATAGAATCTTTTTGATTAATTACCCCAATAGAAGGAAGAGATGTAGCTGCCGTCTTTGAAGAAGCTCCAAACCCTCTTTTCTTCTCCACTTCCGGTGTTTTACGTTCACCCCACACCACTGGAACTAAGAGAACACCTCGTCTTAGGAGCTCGGTTCTGAACCTATCTGCCTTTTGCATCGCTAGTGCCACAGTCTCTTTCTTTCCCGCTAGAATAACCTTAAAACAACAACGTAACCGATTAAGAAACTCAAAAAGGCAGGAAAATAAAGCGAGATAAGAAAAAAAGACTCACAGGTCGAACTGTATCCCTAAGCTGCACAAGTTCAACAACACGATTGGTTGATAAGCGTAGAGGCAAACGGGAAAGAGTTTCGTCTCGAGTTATCTGAACCATTTGTTCTTCCTCTTTCTTGTTTTCCCATATGAACAACGCAAGCAGAACAACGATACCTGCACATTGCTGTTCCAAAACCTTAGTCACTTAAAAGAGAGAGAAGAAGATGTTTATGGACTCCTCACCTCCAATGTTGATTGCAGCATTTCCCGTAGTTTCGAGAAGATCTGGAGCTCCATCACCGCCTCTAACTGCCTGAATCAGTCTTGGTATGGTAAAAAGCGTTGAGATACCAGCTGCTGCTGAAAATGCGAAGTAGAAGAATTTTCTAAAGCCGCGAAAGGGTGCTCGTACTTCGCTGATGAGTTTCAGGTCTCTTCTGAAACTATCTCCAATGTCTTCTCCTCCTAACCTAGCCTGCGCAAAAAAAAAAAAAAAGTTTTAGCCAATGAGTACGTTCTTCTTTGGGATAGGAGAAAGAAGGAGAGTGTAAGACCTCTTCTTGGAGCTGCTTAAACTCTGGTAAAGCGCGAAAGGATGCTAAGTCAGGATCGTTAAGGATTGTGGCAAACTTGAGATTATAGTCTCTCAAAGCGACTCTCAAGCAATCAGCAGCCTTGTTTCCTTCCCCTCTACCTCAGAGACGAGAGGAGAGTATAAACAATAATCTCATCAGGATCTTTCATATCATATGGTGTATGGTTCGGGAGGTTCTTACCGGTAAGCATGACAACAAGCTTTGTTATAGTAAGCAGCTTGCGACTCTATAGGATTTGGATCTAAAGTCAATGCTGTTTCAAACTGAACAAGTGCATCTTTTACCTGAAAGCCATTCAACAAAAAAAAAAACAACTATAATCGTTACAAGCTAAGCTTTTGGAGAAGTTTCGCCAAACCAACTGAAACATTTTCACTAACGACCACAATTATCAATCATCAAAACCGAACTCTAGAACTAACCCGTCCTCTCTTGAAGAGATCGAGGCCAGTGTTGACGCAAGACTCCGCCGGCCGAGAATTTGGAAACGGGGAAGAAGCGAAAACAAGGAGATGAGAATCCCGATTCCGGCGAGAATCGAAAAGATTCGCGCCCCCTGGTAGAAGCCACGGCCGTCGTTTTTTCACTCCCGAGAAAGGGCGGCGGAGGAAATGGCGGTTGAGCGACGGAGCGGTAGCCACAGCCATTCAATTCTCTTCTCCGCTTCCCCAAAATAAAAACAAAACCTTTTTATGATTTTATCTTAAAACGCTTCCACTTGTCTGCGATTCTGAGTCCTCTGTTTTGCCTGAAAATATATTTTTTAGATGTAATATTTTTTTTTTTTTTTTTTTTTTTTAANNNNNNNNNNNNNNNNNNNNNNNNNNNNNNNNNNNNNTATATTTTTTTTTTTTTTTATTCATAATAACTGAAGATTACATTCAGATCAATCTCTCAAGGAAAATGAAAAACAGAGCAAACACAAAGAGAAATGGGCAATGACTTCATGGCCACTTTATGATTTTATTCAGTCTTTCTTCACTTTAAAGGAGGATCTTCTGAGAAGAAGGCCTAGAAGTGATGTCAGCAACCCAAGCACTCACATGTGGACGCTCCTCAAATAGCTTCTTAGTTGGAGTACCGAGTAAGTACTGAATCACTGGGATATGGTGAAGATCCACCAAAGTGAAGTGATCACAAGCCAAGCACTTTGACTCGCCAAGCCTAGCTTCCTAGTTGTCAAGCACTTTGCCTAACTTAACCTCTTCTTCTTTGACAACGGCTTGGTCTGTGGTCAGACCAAAGAAGTTCTTGAAGATCTGTTCCCAACCAAGCTTGGAAGCAACTGAGTCAAACTCATGAGCTTCTATCTCCATCCCCATGGCCAAGATTGCCATGTTCTTGGAGCCAGGCGAGAGCAGCTGGTTCCCTTTGTCTGCGTATTCATGCGCTATGTATTGAGTGATTGCTCTTGATTCTGCAAAATAAGATCAAAAAACTCAGTTTTGAGTATTATCTTGCCATGTTCAAACGATTTAAGACTTGTATACCGAAAAGCTTGAAGTCTCCGTCTTCAAAGGCTGGAACTTTACCAAAAGGCTGCACAAACAAATTTTCAAGATTTTTTCAGACCAACATTCTCTCGCTACTATCTAAATGGAATCTTTAAAATATTAATAATACACTTACGTTACGGGAGAGGAAAGGCTGTTTCTTGTGTTCACCATCTTTGAGCTCGACGTGAACAAGCTCAAAGTCGACATCTTTCTCCTGGAGAGCGATGAGAACTCGTCTCGTGGCTGTAGAAGCAGGGTGCCCAAAAACTTTGATTCCTGCCATGGATTAATGCTGGTTTTTGTTTTTTTTTTTTCTTAAAGGTGAGAGGTCTTTGAGGTTTGATGAAATGAATACACAAATAGAAGGAGTGTATTTTATTTATACACCTAAACACAGAGTACTTATTGATTAGTTAACAAAAACCAAATCGGCGCCACCAATCTTGAATACTCTCTTTTTCAGATGATTATTTAGAAGTCATGTATATGATTCTTAGTTTCTATTGGTTTCAGACTCTAATATTTTTGTTTTGATCAAAGGAATTAAGTTAGTTTTATAAACATTAAAATCAAGAGAAATAATCAACCACCGCGTGATTACCAACCACTATAATACTCTTTTCATCTACTCGGCAAAGTTTGACCTGCGTTCACGTGGATTGTCGGGTGGTCACATTAGTTCCCCCCCCCCCTTCTAACCAAATATTTCATTCCATAAGAGTAACTAATCACCTTTAAGAGCTTCCACTAGAAAGATGAACAGCACTTCCATAAACATTTTGCTTTTTTTTTTACAGAGAGAGAGTTTATACTTGTGACATCTGTGTGAGTTACAATTACAAACTCGAGAAATATGAACACAAAATAATCACCTCCATGGTGTTCTTCACTTCCATTTCTTTCCTGTGAGAAATTGAAAAGCTAATATCACACAAAAGAGTTTAGTGACATATTGATAAGAGTGGAATGGAAACTGACCATGGCGCATGTACACGGACAAAGCTCCCGATTTCAATGTCAACATCCACACTCACTTTCGGATTAAAGATGACTGTTGTTTCTGTATCTCTGGCCGCAAGAGCTTGTGTATTCTTAAACAAGAGCGAGTCCTACAAAACCGACTGTGTGTGTTAACTCGGTGCTTACAATCTGATTGATACATCTTCAACGGGTCTAGTTAAGAGATCAAGAGAGAAACCCCAGGAAGGTCGATGACAGAGCATTTGCACACAATGAGCTTTCCCTCCAAGTGTCTTGACATGATTTTTATATCAATATAACTCGACGCATCTGAGTTATGAAATGGGAAATTAGATACACAAGCAGACGAACTTAAGTATTAACTAAAGTAGGTTACGAATCAGGCATTACCTGCTTGTCCTATTCCGCACTGCAACTTCTTCGTGATTTCTATTTCCATCTCCTTTTCTTGTTTCATGATCTGTTGTAGCTTCCCGTACAGGCTAAAGCCACTGCAGATCAAATGCAACATTAAAATGGGTTGTGATGTTAAATGACTATGTACGATTCTAAGTGTGGAGTCTGAAAGGTGCTGAGAATTTGATTACCCAGATAGTTTGGGTGAACCGAATGAGAGACCTTCCTTGTTCAAAGAGGAAGCTTTCACTGCTTCATTAAACAGGTCTCCAACAAATTGTTTCTTCTGGTTGGTAATGTTTGGCACTGAGCTTTGATAACTAGGCTATGTAACAGCACAAATAGTATCAGGATTTGAATATAGATTCGAAAAGAAGAGGAACTGCACAGTGTCAAAGGAAAGGAAGAGAACAAGACCTCATCATCTGTTGATGATCCACTATCCATGGGTCCAGGAAGCTCATCATCAGTACTATCACTATCTTGGATGTTTGATGAACTTCCCTTATAAGCAAATTTTAAACATTTTCCTTGGCGTCTGCTGTACTGGAGCAAATAGAAGGCCAATGAATGAATGATATATAATCAAAGTAGTAGATCAACTGCTAATCCACTGGATAAGGATAAATTACGGGTTTAGAGCTTCTTTTTGTCACTCTAATCTTATCTGAAGGTGGGATTAAAAGCATCGATACTGCATCCTCAGTGTTATCTGATATTTCATCACAATCGTTGGGGCATTCAGCTATTGGATCCTCCTCTATGGCAGCCTGATCATCATCAGGAGGCTCAAAATATTCAGCCATGTCACTTATCTTGGAAGACTTTTCTCCATGAGCATGTGAGTGAAACGAAAATTTTGGCCTCACATTGTCTTTGACAGCTGCAAAGACATAAGATACCCAACTCAGAGGATCTCAATAAGTTTATGCACACATGATCTGTTTCAGTTTTCATTTCTCAGTGGTGTCAACTTGGGACGATACCTTTACTGCCTCTCTTGGCTCTGAGGGCAGATGAATGGGATGATGAGACTGCAGCAATGCCATTCAAATGGAGTAGTGATTTGGCTTCTTTACTTATAGTGGACCAAGTTGTCACCGGTTCATCATGTGGCACCTGAAGGCAACAATAATCATCGTTACAACAAAACATAACTACATTCAGTCAATACTTATAAACAACGAAGTCAAATTTTAGATAATAACCTCATCATCTGGCACACTGTCATGAGCAAATATGCATGTCAAGCCGTCTCTTGTTGAAGAAGCAAAATAAGTCTCCTCAGGGGAATCAGGAACTTCTTCAAGAGAGGAAGATAACTTTCTTGGCTACGAATAAGAGTAAAATCTACCATCACCATTCAATTCCATTATTCCTCAAGACAACAAGAAGCTAGCGAGAGAAAAAAAAACTCACGGTTGCTTCGAGAGATATATAGCCGGTCTCTTCAGCATAATTTGATTCACCACCACAACCACCTGGGAAAGAAAGAACACATAAGCAAGCTCTTTCCTAAAATGTAATCTACCAAATGCAAAGATAAGGCAAAACCTATGAGTTTCTCGAGCTTTGTTTGAAGTAGTAATCCTCTTCCCTGTAATATTCAAGCAAAGCTGTGAGTAAACTACAACCTATTTGGGCAAAATCAGATCTAGAGACTGAACATTGCCTTGTCGCTTGGGCACAACATTTCATCATTTTCTCCCAAACTAACATCGACGTGCTCTTCCTCTTCCTCTTCCTCTACAAAGACCAAAGAGCAGCTTTAGAATCAGACAATAAACACGAACATCAATGCCCAATCAGTCCTCACCAGATATGCTCTGATCAGAATCTGGGTTTCCCTGAAAATTAGCAAACCGGAAAATCAAATGAATGTTTGGGAGGAAGAAGTCGAAAAGCTTAACAATTCAAAAGGGTGTTTGGACAGTCACCGGTAAGTCGCTTCGCCTCCACATTCGTCGCCGTTCAATTCGATCTCGCCTGTGTTCGCCTGTGATTGGATTTGTAAATGGGCTTCTCTATTCTTAATAGTATATTTCATTGGGCTATTATTGGCCCGATTCACTAAAACCCTCCCACAATTTTTAATTTGTTTTTGCATCCCGTCTTTATAACTAACTAGAAAATCCACCTACAACTCCTCGATTTAACATCCTAGCCCATGCATGAGATTCGTGCAACATTTTAATGCCTGCATCGTCGCCTAAACAATAGAAAAAGATTTTTAGAATAATTAAAAGTAACTAATAATAACGTAACTCTTATTTGAGTTTACTGAAAAGAAAAAGTAATAATTAATTACTAATTTATTGTCCACACATTAGTGCTGTGTTTAATCACTTTTGGATGTTTATATATATATAGTTTACTCTAATCCTACTCCATTTTATAATGGAAAATTGAATAATGAATAAAAATTAACTTTACATATGTGTTAACTTTAGCTGTTTTCATATCATTATATGTGTGGGGTTTTTTCACATGTGTTAATTTCATAGCATCAAAGAGTTTTACTTTTGTGGTTGTGACGGTTTCTCTTGATGTTATGATCATATCAGTTGGTTTTCGGTAGGCCTGGGACGGATCCGGATATCCGGGAAATTCGGAGTACCCGGATCCGGATCCGGATCCGTCGGATCCGTGAACTTAATCGTAGTTTCCGGATATCCGGATTTCGGATATCCGTCCCGATATTGTATTACCCGCGGATATCCGGATCCGGATCCGGATCCGTAAAAATAATTAAAAATAATATTTTTTTAAAAAAAATACTAATTCTTTTAATATAATATATAAATCAAATATTTATAGATATATTTATATATGTCTATAATATTGTAAAAACTAAAATATAATATTATAAGATTAATTCATGTATAAATATTAATATATCAAATATAAATATTAATGAAATTTAAAAATTTAATGTGTTTTAAAAATACGGATCCGGATCCGGATATCCGGACCTAAAAATTAAGATATCCGGATTCGGATTCGGTTTGGACGGATCCAAGATTTTACTATCCGGATTCGGATCCGGACACCCCGGATATCTTATTTTCGGAGCGAATTCGGAGCGGATCTCGGATCGAATCCGGATCTCGGATAATAAGTCTCAGGCCTAGTTTTCAGTACCATATTCTTAGGTTTTCCCTTTTGATCAAAAAAAAAAAAAACTCTTAGGTTTTCCCTATTATTCGGTCAGTGAGTCTATCATAGGAAATCTTTTATAGCTATTTAATGATAACGACAGCGGTGCCAACATTCACAACTAGCATAAATGGCTCAAATAATATTCCTCAGTTTTAAAAGTAAATTACAAAAAAAAACACAATTATCATATATTGGGAATAACTGAAAACACCAACAAACTAAATATCCATTATTATATATATATATATATATATATATATATATATATATATATATATTTTTATATCTTTTTTGTTTATTTATATAAAATTTGTGACCACTTTCAATTTAACGTAAAGTTAACCAATCTTACTTTATCTAATTTATGTAGCATTAGCAAAAAAATATTATCTCGTTTATTAAAACACAATCACCCATTTTTCATGTATGATATTTTTGATGAACCCTTGAAAATTTTATATTAATAAAAAATATGTCAAAATATCAATAAATTTACCAGTGTCAAATATATCACAAATATCTCTGTAACAAGAATGATTAATTAATTAATTTAAAATTTATTAAAACAAAAATATTTTGCATATTTTTGCTTATTTTTGGCATATCTTTTTCTAGTCTTTTGCATATACTTTTAATTTAATTATTAACATACCATTTAATTATATAAATCGTACAAAAATCATTTTACTCTATATTTAATAAATACTACAATCAATTCGTAAAAAACACAAATAAAATTATATATTAAAATTATATTTCCTTTTATTAAAATCGAATCATTTACTTTCATATGCGGTATTTTAGTAGAGCGTCTTTAATTCTTCTTCACGATTGTACATTCTTCCAAAGCTATTGTTGTTGATAACAAAACCATTCTTGAGATGGTTTACCGGGTAAACATTAGAGGCAAAGATATTTCTCCATCTGAAGACACTCCTGGGCTTTATAGGACGTGGTACAACGACCTCATGTACAGTTCCGCGCGTGGAGACAGAGTTTCTGAGACTGTTGTCCCTGAAACGATACACTCTTATGCGCCGGAGGATGTTTATAAGATCCATGATGAGTTACGAACATTAAATATATCACGAATATTTTCATAACATCAATAGTTAATTAATTAATTTTAAATTTTACTAAACAAAAATATTTTTGCATATGATTTTAATATAATTATCACTACTTTTATTCCCTGTTCTAAAAATCGGCCGCCTAGCCGCCTAGAAATTTAAGTTGGTTTATGAAATTTGGCTTTTTATTGTATTTTCTT
Proteins encoded:
- the LOC106312162 gene encoding uncharacterized protein LOC106312162 isoform X1, with translation MWRRSDLPGNPDSDQSISEEEEEEEHVDVSLGENDEMLCPSDKGRGLLLQTKLEKLIGGCGGESNYAEETGYISLEATPRKLSSSLEEVPDSPEETYFASSTRDGLTCIFAHDSVPDDEVPHDEPVTTWSTISKEAKSLLHLNGIAAVSSSHSSALRAKRGSKAVKDNVRPKFSFHSHAHGEKSSKISDMAEYFEPPDDDQAAIEEDPIAECPNDCDEISDNTEDAVSMLLIPPSDKIRVTKRSSKPYSRRQGKCLKFAYKGSSSNIQDSDSTDDELPGPMDSGSSTDDEPSYQSSVPNITNQKKQFVGDLFNEAVKASSLNKEGLSFGSPKLSGGFSLYGKLQQIMKQEKEMEIEITKKLQCGIGQADASSYIDIKIMSRHLEGKLIVCKCSVIDLPGDSLLFKNTQALAARDTETTVIFNPKVSVDVDIEIGSFVRVHAPWKEMEVKNTMEVIILCSYFSSL
- the LOC106312160 gene encoding protein LOW PSII ACCUMULATION 1, chloroplastic produces the protein MAVATAPSLNRHFLRRPFSGVKKRRPWLLPGGANLFDSRRNRDSHLLVFASSPFPNSRPAESCVNTGLDLFKRGRVKDALVQFETALTLDPNPIESQAAYYNKACCHAYRGEGNKAADCLRVALRDYNLKFATILNDPDLASFRALPEFKQLQEEARLGGEDIGDSFRRDLKLISEVRAPFRGFRKFFYFAFSAAAGISTLFTIPRLIQAVRGGDGAPDLLETTGNAAINIGGIVVLLALFIWENKKEEEQMVQITRDETLSRLPLRLSTNRVVELVQLRDTVRPVILAGKKETVALAMQKADRFRTELLRRGVLLVPVVWGERKTPEVEKKRGFGASSKTAATSLPSIGEDFDTRTQSVVAQSKLKSEIRFKSEVVSPGEWERWIRDQQIAEGVVPGEDVYIILRLDGRVRRSGKGMPDWAEISKELPPMNDVLSKLER
- the LOC106312162 gene encoding uncharacterized protein LOC106312162 isoform X2; translated protein: MLKRPAIYLSKQPKLSSSLEEVPDSPEETYFASSTRDGLTCIFAHDSVPDDEVPHDEPVTTWSTISKEAKSLLHLNGIAAVSSSHSSALRAKRGSKAVKDNVRPKFSFHSHAHGEKSSKISDMAEYFEPPDDDQAAIEEDPIAECPNDCDEISDNTEDAVSMLLIPPSDKIRVTKRSSKPYSRRQGKCLKFAYKGSSSNIQDSDSTDDELPGPMDSGSSTDDEPSYQSSVPNITNQKKQFVGDLFNEAVKASSLNKEGLSFGSPKLSGGFSLYGKLQQIMKQEKEMEIEITKKLQCGIGQADASSYIDIKIMSRHLEGKLIVCKCSVIDLPGDSLLFKNTQALAARDTETTVIFNPKVSVDVDIEIGSFVRVHAPWKEMEVKNTMEVIILCSYFSSL